Proteins from one Psilocybe cubensis strain MGC-MH-2018 chromosome 11, whole genome shotgun sequence genomic window:
- a CDS encoding Cytochrome P450 monooxygenase (Cytochrome P450 monooxygenase ARMGADRAFT_1018417) produces MNTLLTSLVAISFSWIVYSLLQYGRREKSLPPGPPTIPILGNIHLVPIQFPFLKFTEWAKEYGGIMSIKVANGTAIVLSDMRIVKELLDDHSNETSSRPTLHAADSVTGKNYFALATSDNKLWQIGRKVIQPLVSSQAVQSHLPIAERETAQLLYDLLERPDDLCSHVSRATLSFVTSVVFGKPTPQYDSPEAELFRTYMRSFSATIAPAAAPVDLVPLLKYVPEICAPWKRLWKRTRNLQRSLYFSLLEFAESQVGMGHRNGTLMESILSKKDELGLTREMVGYIGGIMLDGGAETSAALIQSLILCLLDSPESQKRAQQEIDSVVGLSRLPQPSDIQDLPYVQAMIKEIHRLRPAGPLGIPHSAKEDFSYGQYIIPKGAPIFTNVWGILHDPNLFERPDEFFPERYLMSVDGTIPGLQKGYTIRTSLPFGSGKRLCPGMHLATTNISLAVMRLLWAFDFSPLKEKAHVLTSTAPSNLADHFIDGINLAPKPFRCKVTPRSTEKMTVIQDSYHRSQ; encoded by the exons ATGAATACACTACTCACATCGCTCGTTGCAATAAGTTTCTCGTGGATTGTCTACTCGCTACTTCAATACGGTCGACGGGAGAAATCACTACCTCCTGGACCTCCAACTATTCCGATCCTAGGAAATATTCACCTGGTTCCGATTCAGTTCCCATTTTTAAA ATTTACTGAATGGGCCAAGGAATATGGAGGAATAATGTCG ATAAAAGTGGCCAATGGAACAGCAATAGTGCTTTCTGACATGAGAATCGTGAAAGAGCTGCTTGATGACCACAGCAACGAGACATCCTCACGCCCTACACTTCACGCAGCGGATAGCGTGACTGGTAAAAATTACTTCGCTTTGGCTACTTCCG ACAATAAGTTATGGCAAATAGGTCGGAAGGTCATCCAGCCGCTGGTATCTTCCCAGGCCGTCCAATCGCATCTTCCCATTGCGGAACGGGAGACTGCACAGCTCTTATACGACCTACTTGAAAGACCTGAT GATCTATGTTCCCATGTCTCGCGAGCTACCCTGTCATTCGTCACTTCTGTGGTGTTCGGGAAACCAACGCCGCAATACGACTCGCCGGAGGCTGAACTTTTCCGCACATACATGAGGTCCTTCTCCGCGACGATAGCACCGGCTGCTGCTCCGGTGGATCTCGTTCCGCTACTCAAGTATGTACCCGAGATATGTGCACCATGGAAGCGTCTCTGGAAGAGGACGCGAAATCTTCAGCGGTCTTTGTATTTCTCGCTCTTAGAGTTTGCGGAGAGCCAGGTTGGGATGGGGCACAGGAATGGGACTTTGATGGAGAGTATTCTGAGCAAAAAAGATGAGCTGGGTCTAACCAGAGAGATGGTAGG GTATATTGGAGGGATTATGCTAGATGGTGGTGCAGAGACATCAGCGGCCTTGATTCAATCCTTAATCCTCTGCCTTCTTGACTCTCCTGAGTCACAGAAAAGGGCGCAGCAAGAGATCGACTCTGTCGTAGGGTTGTCTAGACTCCCGCAACCGAGCGACATCCAGGACTTACCATATGTACAAGCCATGATTAAGGAA ATCCATCGACTACGTCCAGCTGGACCATTGGGTATTCCACACTCTGCGAAGGAAGATTTTTCT TATGGACAGTATATAATACCCAAAGGAGCACCTATCTTCACCAACGTCT GGGGAATTCTACACGATCCAA ATCTCTTCGAGCGTCCAGATGAATTTTTCCCGGAGCGTTACTTGATGTCAGTAGACGGGACTATACCAGGACTGCAGAAAGGCTACACCATTCGGACAAGTCTCCCGTTTGGAAGTGGAAAG AGACTCTGTCCCGGTATGCACCTTGCCACTACAAATATC AGCCTCGCTGTTATGCGACTGCTTTGGGCATTCGACTTCTCTCCTCTGAAGGAAAAGGCTCATGTATTGACATCGACTGCACCCTCAAACCTCGCTGACCATTTCATTGAT GGGATAAATCTCGCCCCCAAGCCATTTAGGTGTAAAGTTACCCCAAGAAGTACAGAGAA